The segment CTCGGCGCCTCGCGCACCGGGCAGTTCTGGGAGCTTCGAGCGCTTGTCCCGTGGAACGCGGGGCAGGGCTTGCTGCTTGAGTCCAAGCGACCGGCGCTTCCCGTTTCACGCACGGAACCCGACCGCCTGCAAAAATTGCGCGATGAGATGGAATTGCTCGGGTTTACGGTCTCCGGACATCCGGTGGAACTTTTTCCGGATATTGCCTGGGACACGTATTGTCCGGTCCGCGACGTGCGGAAGTTCGACGGAAGGTTCGTGACGACATGCGGTTTGGTCGTGGCGCAGCGGTTGCATCGCCAGTCCGACGGACGCGCGATGAAATTCATCAGCATCTGCGACCGCGGCGATATTCTCGAATGCGAGTTGTTCGCCGGCGCTTACCGCAGGAGCGGCGGGGCCGTTGCGGCGCATCCGGTGGTGGAAGTCGCCGGAGTCGTGCAGCGTTTGGGCAACGGCACGGCATGCCTTTTGCGCGTGGAGCGGGTGTGCCGTCCGCGCAGTCTGAAACCGGAGGTTCATGCACGGACGGAAAATCACCCGTGACGATTGTCTTCGCTGGCCAATTCCCGCGCCGATGGGTTAAGGACATCGGAATCTATGCGTGAACCAGCGCAAGATTTCCCCCAAAAACCGCACCGGGAGCCGACCGAGGTCGCGCGCTTCCGGGACCGGATCGGCGACTGGTGGCGCGAAGCGACGGGCCAAACACCCGCTTTGGGCGGGGAGGGGTCGACCTTCCAAGTCATTTGGCGGCGTATCAAGCTGTGGTTTCCCGTGATTGTTGTGCTGGGTTTGGCCGCCGCCGGCGCGGGCTTTTATGCTTTTACCGGATGGCGGGCGCACGACTTGGCGCGGAAAGCGCGGGCGAATGTGAAGGCGGGCGAGTTGCGCTATGCGCTGATCCAGGCGGAGTCCGCCCGCAGCCTGCGGGGCAAAGACCCTGAAGTTCTGCGTGCCTACGCGATCGTGCTGGCGGCGAACGGCAGCGCGAAGGCGCTCGAGGTCTGGGACCAAGTCCGCGCCATCGACGAGTTGACCGACGAGGATCGCTCGGAGGAAGCGTCGGCGGCGGTGCGTCTCGGCGATGATGCGCGCTTCGAGAGGGGTGTCGCCGCGCTCGAAGCGGCGGGAAAACCCGCGGAGGCGAAGGCTTGGCGCTCCCGCCGCGCGTTGCAGAACAAAGATTTTTCCGAGGCAGAGAGGCTCATGAGACTGGCGGCACAGGAAGAGCCGACGATGGCATTCCGGCTCGAGTTGGCCCGGCTTCTTGCCACCATCAACACGCCCGATTCCCTGGCCGAGGCTGTTCAGATCGTGGACGCGATGGCGGTGGAGCCTGACGGTGACAAGGCCTTGGCGTTCGGTCTCACGACGATTCCCGCCGGGCCGGCGACGAGGCTTTCGTGGGCGAACAGGGCCTTCTCCGATCTCCAGCCCGACAACGAGGCGTTGCTACCTGCGGCGAGTGTGATGATCGGCGACCGGCACAGGACTTTGGACAGTATCCTGCGGCAGTTGCAACCGGTCTTCACCGGGGCGAAACCCGAGGAGCGCGGCTCCTATGCACGCTGGTTGCTCGATCAGAAGCGCCCGGACGATGCGCTCGTTTTCGCGCGCTCCGCCGAGGCGCGCACATCGCGCGGCACGTTTCTGGTCCGAGCCGAGGCGCTGAGCGCGAAGGAGGATTGGGAGGCTCTGCTCAAGCTGGTGGATGCGGGTTCTCCGGTGAATGAAACGGTGACGCTTCTGCTACGGGCGCGGGCGGAGCGCGGGCTGGGACGCGAGGCGGCAGCGGACGGCGCTCTGCGCAAGGCAATCAAGGCTTCCGCAGGGAGAGGGATTCTTCCCGAATTGCTGGCTCAAGTGGACGAACTGGGTAAAACCGAACTGGCCAGCCAGACCCTGCTGCAACTCTGCAGCGACCGCACCACCTCCGAGTATGCGCTTCGCGTGGCACGCTGGCGATTTTCCCAGCGCGGCGAGCCGCGACTCCGCGAGGAAGCGCTGCGGCGCGCTTTGGACGCTTCGCCGAGCGCCGCAACCGTCAGGGACTTGGAACGCATGAGGCGCCTGATGAATCGCGAGCCCGTGGACATTGCCGAAACCCAGGCGGCCTTGGATGCCGAGCCGGGAAATATCGACTTCCGCCTCACCCACGCGCTCGCGCTGCTCCAGTCCGGTCGCGCGGCGGAGGCGCGCAGATTGCTCGAACCTTGCGAGGCGATAAAGCACCAGCTTTTGCCGGGGCAAAAAGCGGTGGTTGTCGCCGTCCTTGCGGCAACCGGTTCGCGCAACGAGGGGATCGCGTTGGCGCGCACGATGAAGTCATCGCAGCTCACCGATGCCGAATACCGGCTCGTTTACCAGTTCACCGTGGCCGGAGGCGGCGCTCTGGACGAGAAGTCGGGCGAAAGCCAGCCTTAGGCCGGCAGGCACCCGGTCATCCAGCCGAGGAGTTCGGCGATCGTCGCCTCGCTCTCGTCGCCCATGTTGGAAACGCGGAATGTGGTGCCCTTGATTTTTCCGTAGCCGCCGTTGATCGCGACCTTGTGCTTTTTCTTGAGGGCCGAGCAAAACGCGGCGACGTCGATGTTGCGGTTGTTTTTCACGCAAACCAGCGACTTCGAGCGGTAGCCATCGCGGGCGAAATGTTCGAATCCGTTGGCGTCCACCCAGTCGGAAATCATCTTGTTGAGTTTCGCGTGACGGGCGTAGCGGTTGTCCAAACCTTCGGTGAAGATGTCGTCCAACTTGGACTGCAGGGCGTAGATGTGACCGGTGGTCGGCGTGCTGGGCGTCATGAACTTTTCCCAGTTCTTGTGGAACTCGATAATGTCGAAGTAATAGCCGCGGTCGGATACCTCGGCCGCGCGGGCACGGGCGCGTTCGCTCGCGCTGAAAAGGGCGAGGCCCGGAGGCATCGCGAGCGCTTTCTGGCTGCCGGTGAGAAGGATGTCGATGCCCAGGTCGTCCATGGGAATCGGCACCGTGGAAAACGAAGAAACGCTGTCCACGATGAACATGACTTCGGGGTATTTGCGGACGACGGCTGCGATGTCGGCGAGAGGGCTCAAAACGCCGGTCGATGTTTCGTTGTGGATGAGGGTCACGGCGTCGAAGCCGCCTTGGGACAACTTTTCCTCGACCAGCTCGGGGAGGATCGGCTCGCCCCATTCGACTTGGAGCGCCTCGGCCTGCTTTCCGCAGCGCTTGCTCACGTCGAACCATTTGTCGGAAAACGCGCCGCACATGCAGTTCAGGACTTTTTTGCGGACGAGGTTGCGGAGTGCCCCCTCCATCACGCCCCATGCCGAAGATGTGGAAAGGTAAACCGGCCCCTGCGTGCCGAACATCGTCTGGAGACGCGGATGGATGGATTCGTAGAGGGAGGAGAATTCGCTGCCGCGGTGCCCGATTTGCGGATGGCAAAACGCGCGGAAGGTTTTTTCCGAGACCTCGACGGGTCCGGGGATGAAGAGTTTGACGTGGCCGTCGGCTGTGGCGTTGGTGGTGTTGAGCATGGTTCAGTTTTCCCAGATGAAGTGTTCAAGCCGCAGGCGCCGCGCGCGCTGGGCGAGTTCCTCGCGCTGCGGGCCTTTGACGGCCGCGAGTTGATCATAAACAGCGATCGCCGCGGGCCAATCTTTCTGTTCTTCGAGCAGTCGGGCGGCTTCCAGCCCCGCCTTGTAAAACCAAAACAGGTCGGCGCTCTGCTGCGGCGGCTTGGAGAGCACGTCGTGGTAAGCGGCCAAGGCCTCGGTGGCGCGGCCGGCCCGGGCGAGGACGGCGGCGCGTTTGCATGCAGCCTGATCGCGCCAATCCGGCGGCGCGGAAAGATCCGCGCTCACTTTGGCATAAACTTCCGCCGCCTCGGAAAGCTTGGCAGGATCCTGCGCGGCCAAGGCAAAGAGCGTGTCGCCTTTTTCCATCAGTGCGGCCTGGCGGACTTCCGGCGGCGGATCCGACGCAAGCAGCCGATCATAGAGCTTCTGTGCGTCGGTGAATTGCTGGTCGCGCAGCAGCAGAGAGGCCTGTTCGAAGCGCGCGCGGTAGCGCAGGGGAGAAGAAGACTGCGCGAGTTCGTCATACCACGCAAGGGCACGGCCCGCCCCTTCGGCGCTCATGCTCCGGGAAGCGGCCTGCGCGGCGAGGAACTTGGCCAGGGCTGCCGTCTCGGCGTCCGGTTGCGAACGCGCGATCCCCGAGAGAATCGACTCTGCAGCCGCGTGGTCGCCCGCGCGCGAGTGAAGCTCGGCAAGTTTGAAGCGGATATCGAGGGCCTCGGGACTGCTCCCGTGTTCGGTCAAAAAAGCCTCGCATGCTTTGACCAGTTCTTCTCGGGGTTTCGAGCCCGCGCTGTCGGCGGCAAAAATTTCGGCTGCGGCGAGTGCGCTGGCGCGATCTGGGACATCCGCCTCTTGCCGGGCCGTGCCCAGAATCCGCTCTGCGGCGGCGGGTTCTCCGCGTGCCAACCTCCACTCCGCCAAGGCGAGCTTGGCTTGGAACGCATATTCCGCCGCCGCCGAGCGTCCGGCAAGCGCGGCAAGGCTGTCGATGTTGCCCTCACGCGCCTCGGCGGTGGCGAGCAGGAAAGACCAGCGCAAGAGGGACGGATCCGCGGGGGCCGTCTTGCGCAGGACTTCGTAGGACGCGCGGGCGAGCGCGGTGTCGTTTGATGCCAGCGCGGCGAGCATGGCGTTGGCTGCCGCTGCGGATGTCTCCTCGGGGGTGCGCGCCCTCTTGAGCGCTTCTTGGAAGGATTCGTAGGCTTTTCGATGATCCCCGGTTGCCGCGAAGGCACGGCCTCGCAGGTCGGCGACCGAAAAATCCGAACCGGCAGCCGATGCGTCCAGATCGTCCAGGATCGCACGGGCCTCGCCCGTCTGGC is part of the Chthoniobacterales bacterium genome and harbors:
- a CDS encoding tetratricopeptide repeat protein, with protein sequence MRTLPIIWAAIIALSATGRAANPAVEKAQNALRDGLPKAAIAPLEEAIRKSPAGERNSLGLLLARAQLDAGLPGEALRTLDEYCDKDSSQAAVLRAAALAAQGKLEAAAKLVSPLAPASADAKLLLARIRLQQGDRVAASAALPGENETPPSEPDALRLLIDLQLQLGNWGDAQSLIDLAKADSLLPAAELDVAAGRVLLAQDQPSGASELFRAVLESGDLPGPVRDNARLGLARSLTALGVDNRARDVLRETITSNPDTPTMRESMERWITLSRKAGEDPSANLREWAAQKDSRRTTEARLQLARSEIDAKRAESAIALLGQVKTGEEISAEDSLRSKLLLAEAQIATGQTGEARAILDDLDASAAGSDFSVADLRGRAFAATGDHRKAYESFQEALKRARTPEETSAAAANAMLAALASNDTALARASYEVLRKTAPADPSLLRWSFLLATAEAREGNIDSLAALAGRSAAAEYAFQAKLALAEWRLARGEPAAAERILGTARQEADVPDRASALAAAEIFAADSAGSKPREELVKACEAFLTEHGSSPEALDIRFKLAELHSRAGDHAAAESILSGIARSQPDAETAALAKFLAAQAASRSMSAEGAGRALAWYDELAQSSSPLRYRARFEQASLLLRDQQFTDAQKLYDRLLASDPPPEVRQAALMEKGDTLFALAAQDPAKLSEAAEVYAKVSADLSAPPDWRDQAACKRAAVLARAGRATEALAAYHDVLSKPPQQSADLFWFYKAGLEAARLLEEQKDWPAAIAVYDQLAAVKGPQREELAQRARRLRLEHFIWEN
- a CDS encoding alanine--glyoxylate aminotransferase family protein, producing MLNTTNATADGHVKLFIPGPVEVSEKTFRAFCHPQIGHRGSEFSSLYESIHPRLQTMFGTQGPVYLSTSSAWGVMEGALRNLVRKKVLNCMCGAFSDKWFDVSKRCGKQAEALQVEWGEPILPELVEEKLSQGGFDAVTLIHNETSTGVLSPLADIAAVVRKYPEVMFIVDSVSSFSTVPIPMDDLGIDILLTGSQKALAMPPGLALFSASERARARAAEVSDRGYYFDIIEFHKNWEKFMTPSTPTTGHIYALQSKLDDIFTEGLDNRYARHAKLNKMISDWVDANGFEHFARDGYRSKSLVCVKNNRNIDVAAFCSALKKKHKVAINGGYGKIKGTTFRVSNMGDESEATIAELLGWMTGCLPA